The genomic region ACAGTTTTGCCAGTTCCGCCAGTCTGCATGTTTGCAATGTTTGTTGCTTATTTAATAATTCATCCCGAAGCCAGTGACCCACTCAATTAAATCCCCCGTGATTCTGTCTTAcatttcttccctttttctccACGAAGGAGACTaaataaatatgacattttcaatattcaaacagtgcagggggggggtaaacaggtgtgtgtgtgtggttgggagGGATTGGTAAATATGATTTCCTCGGTAATTAAAGGAAGGAGGCGAGAAAGGACgggaagaaaaggagagggGAACGGACAGGAGGAGGTGTTAGTCATATCTAAAACGCGTTCACGACAAGATTACATAAAGACAAACAGAAGCGGATTACAGGGGgctcagaggggaggaggacgaTGGGAGAAGGAGTAGGAGGAGGCATGAATTGGCTGAGGCCCCtgtggtgtggacgtaggccgCCATGACCTCGGTGCTGAAGCCCAGCAGGTTGTACTGGAGAGTATTCtgattgtgtgtgagagacaggaCGGAATGGGTGAGATatagaggaaacacacagggTTTGTGTTTACGACTGTTGCTCGGCTCTATACCCGTGGGTGAGGGCTGATGTTAAAGGTTCGATCAAGTGAGACTCCATTTTCCGCAGaggattatttttattctcagAATGAGGATACCCATCAACCTCCCAGTTCAGTCCCTCATGGCCTTTCGCTGCCACAGCTCTGATGGGGGGCATATGGCtgcacttctgtgtgtgtgtgtgtgtgtgttaggtgttgtgtttgcatgtgtgttcatGCGCTCTGTGTGTACGCGCCGTGAAGTCACACCATGGTTCACCGCTCCCCTGAACCTCATGCAGGCAAAGGCTCAGGCGATGATGGAAAGTGAGCAGCGGGTGGACGTTTGCAGGGGAGAGTGCAGAGGTGTATTTGTTCGGGTAGGGAGGGTGTGTTGTCGAGTCGGGTGATGGCTGCTACCTGGAGGTGATGCTGGCAGCGGGAGGGAAGGGGAAGAGGATGCGAGCGGCGAAAAGTAGATCAATGACATGGCCGACGTGCCTAGAACAAAGTGCTCCGGCCCCGTGTGTTGATGTGCTGGAAATTGCATCTTCAAGGAAAACGTGCTTGATGAGATTGTGGGATCAATAGAGGATGCGGTGCGACCAGGCTGCCGAGCGGCTTAAGAGGCACGGAAGGCAGAAGCCGGGTCTGTAAAGAGAATGGGAGATTCAGACCAAGGCTCCGTAACCTTCCTCTGACGGTCTAATACAATATGTCACCTCAGTCACCAGAGGGGCTGAGAAAGAGAAGTgtaggggggggtggggggggggggggctgccagCAGTAAAAGCTTTTAAGGTCTTTGGGAATCCAGCAGCAAATTGAGTGAATTCAATTCCATCAGCGCGGCCGTGGGATTGGCTGAGGCGCTTTTAAACGGCGGCCGTGGTGGGTAATGGGCCGGCCATGCACCCTGCAAAATAAGTGATGTCACCAGTCAAGCATCTTGCCTCATTTACATTAATGATGAACGATAATGGGCAGGAAATTGGATCAGTAACACACACTGGCATGCACATGGCTGCACATggccacacactcacacgctggGCATACAAAGTAGGATAACGCACACTTAAGGTTTGAGTTTATAATGCACATTGAAACATATTTAAacaatctttctctctctctctctctctctctttctctctctctctctctccacaagtGCCCGATTACACATTCATTCATGAGGTCTCAATCAGAacaacacacgtgcacacacacacgctcgcacacacacacacacatgcatacaaaacACTCATCAAAGTCGAGCAATGCGGCagagattcccccccccccccctccccctcctctcccctcctatGCAAGGCTGTTTCTATGGCAACAAGCTCCAGTTTCTGGCACTAAAAAGTAGAAACTTACAGGAAGTGATAGAGGGCTCCAgggggcggggtggggggggggggtggggggggtgggttgGAGGACTGGCTTGGTGGTCGCAGGAACCTGGAAGGGGACGTCGGGGTTCAAGAGGAGAGCGAGCAGGGTGAGGGCACATTCCAtgatggtggaggggggggggggggggcctgccAGTTGAGATTCACTCTTTTTTNNNNNNNNNNNNNNNNNNNNNNNNNNNNNNNNNNNNNNNNNNNNNNNNNNNNNNNNNNNNNNNNNNNNNNNNNNNNNNNNNNNNNNNNNNNNNNNNNNNNNNNNNNNNNNNNNNNNNNNNNNNNNNNNNNNNNNNNNNNNNNNNNNNNNNNNNNNNNNNNNNNNNNNNNNNNNNNNNNNNNNNNNNNNNNNNNNNNNNNNGAGGTGTGAGTCACTGCTGAAGCAAAATATAGAGCATGTCATTGCAAAGGAAACACTGCTCTTAGTTGTTGAATTGATTGAACATTGACCCAGaatctgaaaataaactgaTTTAAACTGTCGAGCTCGTCATCTTATTCCTGGTGCTCTCAGTTTGCTGTTAGCTGGATGGGATGTTTCTTGGAAGTTTactttttccccaataataATATGTTTTTCTCCGTCGTGCAACAGCAGCAACGAGCTGTAGATATAATAACGACTCTATAACCACCTTGAAAAGTTGATCTAATTGTTTTTTGGCTGAGTTCGTCTGGAGTTGTGGCAGCAGCCTGCgactaaattaaaatgaattaaattagaTTATGATGCTGCAAAGTCAGATTATGACTCACGGCAACATCATGTCCACTACCTGAAATTGTCGACTGTCTACCCTTAATATAACATACCGGGATTAACACGTTTACATGTTTAAATAATGCGActctaaaatatatattgatgCTTTAATTGAGCAGCTTATGCATTAAATCTACAGACTTGCTTGTTGGAAATCCAATCAGGAAAAAAACCCGGTCATATCTATTTCAGTTGCTCAGCTCGTGCTCTGACAATTAAACCAGGATAATTTCATCTCCGTCCAAGTCTCCAATTCTCAGTCTCCTCACGTGATGAATATTAAAGAactggatccccccccccccgaacaacCTCCCTCTACATTTTCCAACGTTGTAATAAATAGTAAATACATAACAGCGCCTGCTCTGACACGACTCGGCCTCACATACCACGTTCACCCTGCTTGACTGTTAATGTGGCTCAGACATCGATCAGCCAAGGCAACACAGTGCCGGCAATACTCTAACAGATTAATGATTTTCTTCCAATCAATGTTTAAACACCACTCCTCCCAGTGAGGAGGCGCGCGTCCATCAGGCGAAGCCAGTTCAACCTTCCTGATTCCCATCGCGTCCTGCTCGATAACCTGATAAGTCCGAGCTAATCAGTgattctctcttttccttccctCTTCTTTCCAGGCACCTCTTCAAATGAGCCGGTGGTAAATTGGAATATTCCTAAGGTGTGTTACCTCTCGggctgtttgtgtctttactgGAAGGTGAGTGAGTAATAATCTGATGGGAAgtttgacaaaaataaatcaattcacTGTTAATTAGTGAGATCTCGCTCCTCGCAGCAGTCAAAAGTTTCCGTGTGTAAAGGAAAATGATATACGTCATGTGAGCACAATATTCTAATCCACCtttggcacacaaacacacacacctccacacacacctccacacacaaacacacacaaacacacacacgtgcacagtcGAGTCTCCATGACCTCAAAGGACATTTCATTGATTTACTTCCTGGAGattaatcacaataaaccacagTTATTACTTAAATATACAACAATCATCTTAACCTGAACCCAAATCTAAAATTAGGTTTTCACATCAAAGCGcaattatttacattatttggGCTTGATTTTTATCCCCATAAGGATGACAGGTCTCATTAATGTGGCTTTGTAGACACCTCTAGGTcctggacaacacacacatacacacacacacacacacacacacacgcgctcttATGTGTACACGTGGGGCTCATTTGTTCTTGAGCCTTATCCAGGCCACCTATGACACATTGTCAGGAAAGAGTCAACACTGACTCAACAACCAATTATTGTCTTCCAGGAACCACCGAATGAAATAGGagacgataaataaataaataaataaaagacgaGCCGGGTGTTCTGGGACCAACCTTTGACAAACAGCAAATTATAGTCCAGAGCGACCATCATGGGGGAAATTAATTCTGAACCATCAGCTCCTTCGGCTGCATGAATCTGAGTCGCCCTCGTGTTTGATGTTTAATAAAGTCCTCCCCCCGGTTTCAGGGTCCCATGCTGCGTCTTCTGTTTTGCTTCCCCACGCAGCAGATCCTCTAAACACCCGATGCATCGTCGACTCCTTTCTTTCCCCGTTGGAGCTATTTATCCCTGTCACCCTTTACCAGCGTGACGTGCTGACTGGCGTGTTTTTTCGGATTTGCTCATTGTGTCAGCCGCTGCTCGCCCCGCGCCTCTCCGGGTCTGTGTGTCAAAATGAATACTTCATGCATGATCCACCTGTCAGGCGGATACAGTGATCAGCTCACCCTCCTCCCGGGGCCCGTAATCCTCCAGAAACAGGATTACGGCCGACGCCAGCGCTTTGCTTGCGTGATAGCATTGTTCGGGGGTCTGCAGTGTGTGGTGTGAGATCTTGATTCACGTGTCGGGAGGAAGTTGGTGTTAAATTTAGCCGTGCCTGCACCGCCGAGAGCCACGAACACTGCAAGTGATAATGACCGGAGCAGGAGGGTGCCTCTGCAGCTCGGCCGGATTAGGAAGGTTAAAAAAGACCCCAAAAAGATTCTGTTCAATAATTCTGCTGTTGCTTTTAACTTAaatccttatttttttattctacccTGCTCTTATAAATGTCATCAGACAGTATATGGCACATCGGCGTCAACATGGCAGAGGATTTACATACAACGCACACATTCATCGCTCGCTCCGACAACACCAGGTTTGTCCTTAGCTCTGCTCtctcatgcacgcacacacaaaacacctCATGTTCGAGTGCACATACAAATATTAGTCATAAATGACGCAAATATAGGACGacaggatttgtttttgtggtttGTCTTGTTCCTTCAAGTACACTCGTGCAtgtatggaaacacacacacacacacacacaaacaaacacaaacagttatTTTCCGACAAGAATGAGTCATAAATTAtgtaaaatatgtgtttttatggtttgcatatgaaaatattgtatttacatTCTGTCTTATATAATTACAACCCCTTGTCATACAGCTTCCATACAAATAACATGCATCcacatacatatattcatacacATATGCTTTCTAAGTACAGCATGTGTTTTAAATACAACCATGTTTGTCATTTAAATGATTCAAAACATGTAAATGTCACTTCCTGGAAACAAGAACTTCCTTAATTGTATAAGACAAAgaacaaaatacacaaatatattaTCAAACAGCTGCAACTACTCTATAAGCCCTATTTCTCTTAAACAGAACACCTCATGAGCATCTTTTTACAAACATatgacacttcctgtttgtcgGTGAGCTTTGTGTCTCATTGCCTAGAGACGACGTCCTGTTGCTtagtcattgtttttgttggcGTCTCCACCGCGGAGCCCGACTGCATTAATGGAGATCTTGCAGAGTCCTGCTGTTGTGTAATAAATATTGTTCATTTGAATGTGACAGTTCCAAGTCGCCCGTCTCTGCATCTTTTGCATGTTAAGCTGCACAAAAAAACCAGCCGCCTCTtgctcctgcagacagaagagttCCTCTGCTGTCTCGTTCCTGAGCAGGAAGTTGATCACAGAGTCAAACAGCGCCGCGCCGCGCTGTGTCCTGCACGACGAGCAATCTTCTCACatgtaaaaacataaacacgACATTAATTTCCTGCTTCCAGGGTTGTAAAAACAAATTAGTCAAAGCCGCTGTCCTTAGCTGCATTTCAGTCAGATAGCATTGGCCTCctcttgtgtgtgttccttATCTCTCGCAGGGTTGgggtttttgttctttttgtctCGCCCCCACGAGCCCCAGGGAACGGGACTGCACGTGCACCCGGGGAGGCGACTCTTAACCCCTTGTATCACACTGCTCACAGTTTCCCTcacggcagaggaggagaagtagAAGATCAGAGGATCGAGACAGGCGTTGAAGGTGCTGCAGAGCAGGGCCTTGTCTCTCCAGTCGGGACTTTTCCACTTTATGTAACCCACGATGTGAGAGACGTTGTAAGGGCCAAAGCACAAAGCGAACACCAGCAGGGTTCCTAACGCCATGCCGATGGCCCGGAGGCGCCGGCGCCGGTCAATGTGCTGCAGCTTGGACAGAATCCTGATGAAGTTGATGTAGCAGAAACTGCAAATCAGGAAAGGGATGCAGAAAAGCACCACACAGAGCTCGAGACGCACGGGcaggagcacatccagctgagCCTTGGTGAAGTTCTCATAACACACCTCACCCGAGGCATTATGGCCCACGGTGCTGTTCGGAGACTCCACGCGGCCGATGAAGGGCACGATGAACACAATGCTCaggtggaggaaggagaaaatCCAGAAGAAGATGCTGGCGATCACGGCGTACATAGGTCGCCGCTTCACGGAGTAGTGGATGGGGAACGCCACGCCGAGGTAGCGATCCACGCTGACCGCCGTGAGGAAGGAGGTGCTGTTGTAGATGGTCATGTAGAAGACGAAGCCGGACAGCGGGCAGAGGACGTAGGGCATGTGCCACACCATGTCGTCCATGACCTCCTGCATCTTAAagggcaggaagaggaggaagaggaggtcggAGATGGTcaggttgaggaggaggatgtcgATCGGCGTGGGCTTCTGCCTCACCTTCTTGCAGAAGGTGTAGAAGGCCAGGATGTTGGCGGGGAAGCCCAGCACGAAGGTGATGATGTAGACGGACAGACACAGGCCGGTGTGGCACTCCTGCATGGTGGCGCCCGGTGTAGGTCACTCAATCTGTCACTCAGTCAACCAGGGATCAAGATGTGTCGCACTATGTCCTTGACTCTGATGTGGAGTGGGGGTGGTTGATCACACACGGCAGCACGGTGGGGGGGGGCGGTCAGGACCACAGGGGACGGAGGCGTCTTGTTGGGTCAGCTGCCTGGAACAAACCCGTGGAGACAGCGTGGCTCTCTTCTTCTCCCGGCCGATAGACCAACGCTCATCGTTTCCTCGAGGGCTTGGAGCTCTGCTGATAAGAGAGAATGGAGAAGAGATTACCACACAGCACCGCTCACCACCTCGGCCCATTGTCCATCTGACACTCGGCTTAAGAGTGCACGGCTATAATTTTTACACGTTAAAAAAAGCACAGGAAGGAGCTGGAGATAAACTCtattctgtttttttatgcccaacccccccccccccccccccctttgattTCTGTCCCTACCTCAGAGTTTACAGTGGAGCTGAATCATCTCTTCATGAGGAGCCGGTGTTTTGCTcctgcacatgtttttttttttgtatataaacCGTCTGATTGCTTCCTCTAGCCTTGTAAATACACAACAGTGATGCTTCTTCTTTATCACCAGCTCCCAGCCTCCACTGTATCACTGCTCACTAACACTGGACATGTTGTGAAAATGATGACCCTCATAAACATAATGACTTTAACTACTGAAGGAAATTCAAAGCTCAAGAAAAATAGaattcatacaaaacaaatagagAATTTCAGCTcaaggagcaaaaaaaaaaaagctggttTCTTACCCCACTTGTGCAGAGATCACTGAACAGTGAACACGTGTGAGCAAAGGTCAGCTCTTATAGTCCCAGGGCAGAGCAggcggtcggggggggggggggggggaacttaTTTTTACCACAGAAAAACTGATGAAAGCTGAGAACTGCCACCAAATTTAAGCAACTTGACTTCCTCCTTGCTGGCGGTTTGTCAGGTTGCAaatgttctctccctctcctttgaCTAAACGAGTCgaggtttccccccccccccctcccccccgtccctctgctgtgtgtgtgtgtgtgtgtgtgtgtgtgtcttggcaCACCCACCAGTGCTGATTGCTCGTGTGTTCGATCTCCTCTGCCTCGCAGCCCGTCCTCCCCTGCCGGCTGTCACCTGGCACATCCCCCTACTTACATGACAATCTAAACAATCCAGCGCAGATAATAGAAATTATTAGGCGGGAGATATATCGCTGACATTTATCACCCACGCTCGGTAAACATGGTTTCTGTTGTTACAACTGGGCCCTTTGGTTTTATGCAGTGGGAGTGGTCCAGACTGGTCTGAGTGGGCCTGTGTGCTGGTGGGTTATTAAGTCCCATTCAGTCGTCCACGCTCCACGCTTCTCCGAGGGACCCTCTttatgacggggggggggggggggggggggtgtacccgCCATTCACGACACGCGGTGACGGCTGCACTGTCCAAACAGAGGCTGGTTGTTTGGTTAGCACAGGgttataaaacaaattaagaaaCAAAACATGCCTGACTGGTGGTTTATTCCAGAGAAGACTGATGAGTTGTGAGTCAACTCGGCTTTTCTGCAgcgtgaaccccccccccccccccccctcccctcggaGATGTGAGAGGTCAGGGGCCCGCTCTGTGTATTTACCAGCTCACATCCCAGCGGCGGGTGGAGTCTGTGTCGCGGAGGCAAAGCGGGAAGCGCAGGTAGTCACGGTTCATTTCGCCgagcaggagaaaaaaggagCTTTTGAAGTAATAATGACTCGGAGCTGTACAAAGAGGCCGTTTGATGTTTCTTAATGTATGTAAATCACGCCGAGGAACTTTCTCACTCGAGCTTCGTCCTTAAACACTTGACTCCCGTGGGGGAGTTCTGGGTATTTTGTCGCTGTGTGACCCGACTCTTTATTAGATGTTCCTCTGTCACTTCTTGCCCCTCCATCTTCTTTCAGGGCCTCCGCAGCCCGGACACGTCGCCTGAAGGAAAACGTTTGAGTTCCAGGAGCCATCCTCCCATCACGTTAGTAttccacacatcagtgtctcACAATCACTTTGTATTATTATGCAAGTTTGAGTTTTCCGCTGCGCTTGCTggtgggttttttttttgtgtattttttttccagtaAGACATCAGGGAAATTCTGAGACGTGGTT from Pleuronectes platessa chromosome 10, fPlePla1.1, whole genome shotgun sequence harbors:
- the LOC128450161 gene encoding free fatty acid receptor 2, which encodes MQECHTGLCLSVYIITFVLGFPANILAFYTFCKKVRQKPTPIDILLLNLTISDLLFLLFLPFKMQEVMDDMVWHMPYVLCPLSGFVFYMTIYNSTSFLTAVSVDRYLGVAFPIHYSVKRRPMYAVIASIFFWIFSFLHLSIVFIVPFIGRVESPNSTVGHNASGEVCYENFTKAQLDVLLPVRLELCVVLFCIPFLICSFCYINFIRILSKLQHIDRRRRLRAIGMALGTLLVFALCFGPYNVSHIVGYIKWKSPDWRDKALLCSTFNACLDPLIFYFSSSAVRETVSSVIQGVKSRLPGCTCSPVPWGSWGRDKKNKNPNPARDKEHTQEEANAI